From a single Leptolyngbya sp. CCY15150 genomic region:
- a CDS encoding FAD-dependent oxidoreductase — protein MTTSSGKQVSFWIDSTPTTAYPAFSNRLSVDVAIIGAGIVGLTAATQLKKAGKTVAVIESGHVAAGVSGHTTAKVTSLHQLIYADLIEQIGEPKARLYGESNQAAIEYVAALVEAEHIDCDFSRQSAYTFAEPDSELDKIKDEVEAALKLGLPASFVQETSLPFAIAGAVKFDNQAQFHVRKYLLHLAQTLPGDGSHLLERTRVLKVEEDDLCQVITEHGVINARDVIVATNLPILDQGLFFAKTHPKRSYIVGAKIDPAKAPEGMFIGSGKGSHSIRTTPHEDGLLLLVGGEGHKVGTVTDTEACYQKLETYVRDRFGIDTLDYRWSNQDMVSFDQLPYVGQLTPLSKHIYGATGFSLWGMSKGVMSGMLLSDLILGKENPYAELYEATRATPFLKPDLIKNGMDVAARWVGDRFKNLQSSSLTEVSKGEGKLLTIDGDKIAAYRDEEGTVHAVSAVCPHLACIVSWNNAETSWDCACHGSRFSCDGKVLHGPSVKDLEQQTIS, from the coding sequence ATCACAACATCATCGGGAAAACAAGTCTCCTTTTGGATCGACTCAACGCCCACAACAGCCTATCCGGCTTTTAGCAACCGCCTTTCAGTGGATGTGGCTATCATCGGCGCTGGAATCGTGGGATTAACGGCGGCTACCCAGCTTAAGAAAGCGGGAAAAACCGTTGCGGTTATTGAGTCTGGTCATGTCGCTGCAGGGGTCAGCGGACATACGACGGCCAAGGTCACGTCACTACATCAATTGATATACGCCGATTTGATCGAGCAAATTGGCGAGCCAAAAGCCCGCCTCTATGGAGAATCTAATCAAGCGGCAATTGAATATGTGGCGGCATTGGTCGAAGCAGAACACATTGATTGTGATTTTAGCCGTCAAAGCGCCTATACCTTTGCCGAGCCAGACAGTGAGCTTGATAAAATTAAAGATGAAGTGGAAGCCGCTCTCAAACTAGGGCTACCGGCCTCCTTTGTGCAAGAAACATCGCTCCCTTTTGCGATCGCCGGTGCCGTCAAATTTGACAACCAGGCTCAGTTCCACGTCCGCAAATATCTACTCCATCTCGCGCAAACCCTTCCAGGTGATGGCAGTCATTTACTGGAGCGTACGCGGGTTCTCAAGGTTGAAGAAGATGATCTCTGTCAGGTGATCACCGAGCATGGCGTGATTAACGCCCGTGATGTGATTGTGGCGACCAATCTGCCGATTTTAGACCAAGGTCTTTTCTTCGCCAAAACCCATCCCAAACGGTCTTACATTGTGGGAGCCAAAATTGATCCCGCGAAAGCACCGGAGGGGATGTTTATCGGCAGTGGAAAAGGGTCTCACTCCATTCGCACAACGCCCCATGAGGACGGACTGCTGCTGCTCGTGGGCGGTGAAGGGCATAAAGTTGGGACGGTTACGGATACAGAAGCCTGCTACCAAAAGCTGGAAACCTACGTCCGCGATCGCTTCGGCATTGATACCTTGGATTACCGCTGGTCAAATCAGGATATGGTGTCGTTTGATCAACTGCCCTACGTAGGTCAACTGACGCCCCTGAGCAAGCATATCTATGGTGCTACCGGATTTAGTCTCTGGGGAATGTCGAAGGGCGTGATGTCAGGAATGCTACTTTCGGATCTAATTTTAGGTAAGGAAAATCCCTATGCCGAGCTATACGAGGCCACTCGCGCCACACCATTTTTAAAGCCAGACCTGATTAAGAATGGGATGGATGTTGCCGCTCGTTGGGTGGGCGATCGCTTCAAAAATCTTCAATCGTCTTCTTTAACTGAGGTGTCTAAGGGCGAAGGCAAACTGCTCACAATTGATGGTGACAAAATTGCCGCCTACCGAGATGAAGAGGGCACCGTTCATGCAGTTTCTGCCGTGTGCCCTCACTTAGCTTGTATTGTCAGTTGGAATAACGCCGAGACGAGCTGGGATTGTGCCTGTCACGGCTCTCGATTTAGCTGCGATGGCAAGGTGCTTCACGGGCCATCCGTCAAAGATTTAGAACAGCAAACCATCAGTTAA
- a CDS encoding DUF5670 family protein encodes MLKLIWAIVVVLFVLLALGFAINVGGSLIHLLLVFALFGFVYILLFG; translated from the coding sequence ATGTTGAAGTTAATCTGGGCTATTGTCGTTGTCCTGTTCGTGCTTTTGGCACTAGGTTTTGCCATTAACGTTGGTGGCAGTCTAATTCATCTACTACTGGTTTTTGCGTTGTTTGGCTTTGTGTATATCTTGCTATTTGGCTAA
- a CDS encoding CsbD family protein, translating into MGLQDKAKATAKNIEGKIQEAAGALTDNPKTQAKGKAKQAEAKLRHQIEKLKDAVQNR; encoded by the coding sequence ATGGGTTTACAAGACAAAGCTAAGGCCACAGCCAAGAATATTGAAGGCAAGATTCAGGAAGCAGCAGGTGCTCTGACTGACAACCCTAAAACCCAAGCCAAGGGCAAAGCTAAACAGGCAGAGGCAAAACTTCGCCATCAGATTGAGAAACTCAAGGATGCAGTACAAAATCGTTGA